One window from the genome of Bdellovibrio sp. NC01 encodes:
- a CDS encoding putative DNA modification/repair radical SAM protein: MSLPDWNLIKSKLSILADAAKYDASCSSSGSHRKRDAKGMGNVEGMGICHSYAPDGRCISLLKILMTNFCIFDCKYCVNRVSSDVKRAKFSPDEIVTLTLEFYRRNYIEGLFLSSGIIESSDATMEKLIQVAKTLRQVHRFNGYIHLKVVAGSSQELIEEAGLWADRVSANVEMPVQKDLDILAPAKTIESATTSMNQIAEKVSEAKEEQKKSFRFRAPKFAPAGQTTQMIVGATGSTDSLILNSSQSLYRKYALRRVYYSAYSPIPHSDVLLPTEQPQLVRENRLYQADWLLRFYNFEAQELVNDENPDLPLDMDPKSAWALRNRQYFPVDVNSAAREQLLRVPGLGVRNVERILQMRPHRKISLLDLGKLRVPLKRTKYFVITSDHNPDVFLLDSQHLKKNIAPESTQLSLFDIKQTAVSGEI, encoded by the coding sequence ATGAGTCTTCCCGACTGGAATTTAATAAAGTCCAAACTTTCGATCCTTGCCGATGCAGCAAAGTACGATGCTTCGTGCTCTAGCAGTGGTTCGCACCGAAAACGTGATGCCAAAGGCATGGGAAACGTCGAGGGCATGGGAATTTGCCATAGCTATGCACCAGATGGTCGCTGCATCAGCTTGCTTAAAATTCTTATGACGAACTTTTGCATTTTCGATTGCAAATACTGCGTCAACCGCGTGTCGAGCGATGTGAAACGAGCGAAGTTTTCACCAGACGAAATTGTCACGCTGACATTAGAATTCTATCGCCGCAATTATATTGAAGGTTTGTTTTTAAGTTCGGGCATTATTGAAAGTTCTGATGCGACGATGGAAAAATTAATCCAGGTCGCAAAGACTTTGCGCCAAGTGCATCGTTTTAATGGATACATTCATTTGAAAGTCGTTGCGGGCTCTTCACAAGAGCTCATCGAAGAGGCCGGCTTATGGGCCGATCGTGTCAGTGCAAATGTTGAAATGCCCGTGCAAAAAGATTTGGATATTTTAGCTCCAGCTAAAACGATTGAGTCTGCCACGACTTCGATGAATCAAATTGCCGAAAAAGTTAGTGAAGCCAAAGAGGAACAGAAAAAATCTTTCCGCTTCCGCGCCCCCAAGTTCGCACCTGCGGGTCAAACGACACAAATGATCGTAGGCGCGACTGGCAGCACGGATTCTTTGATCTTAAATTCCTCACAAAGTCTTTATAGAAAATATGCTTTACGTCGTGTTTATTATTCAGCTTACAGCCCGATTCCTCATTCGGATGTGTTATTACCAACGGAGCAACCGCAATTAGTTCGTGAAAATCGTCTGTATCAAGCCGATTGGCTTTTACGTTTTTATAACTTTGAAGCGCAAGAACTTGTGAATGATGAAAATCCTGATTTGCCACTGGATATGGACCCGAAATCGGCGTGGGCGTTACGCAATCGTCAGTATTTTCCGGTCGACGTGAATTCTGCGGCACGCGAACAGCTTTTGCGCGTGCCCGGCCTTGGTGTTCGCAATGTCGAGCGTATTTTACAGATGCGACCTCATCGTAAGATCTCTCTGTTGGATTTAGGGAAACTTCGTGTGCCACTGAAACGAACGAAGTATTTCGTAATTACTTCTGATCATAATCCTGATGTGTTTTTATTAGACTCACAGCACTTGAAAAAGAACATCGCCCCAGAAAGCACTCAGTTGTCACTGTTTGATATAAAACAGACAGCCGTCTCTGGAGAAATTTGA
- a CDS encoding carboxymuconolactone decarboxylase family protein → MSLRVNYNQESPEFVKKMTELAALVRKSELGATIIDLIDIRASQLNGCAFCIDMHVKEARIHGERDLRVHHIIVWRESNLFSERERAALEWTEAVTKLGEHGISDEVYNRVKQQFSDKDLSDLTFAIGMINFWNRLSVSFRSVPGSADKFFGLDKAGMN, encoded by the coding sequence ATGAGCTTACGAGTTAACTACAATCAAGAGTCCCCAGAGTTTGTAAAGAAGATGACAGAGCTTGCAGCTTTAGTAAGAAAATCCGAACTAGGTGCAACGATCATCGATCTTATTGATATTCGCGCTTCACAACTGAATGGCTGTGCATTTTGCATCGACATGCACGTCAAAGAAGCACGTATCCACGGCGAAAGAGATCTTCGCGTTCACCACATCATCGTATGGCGTGAATCAAATCTATTTTCAGAGCGCGAAAGAGCGGCGCTGGAATGGACAGAAGCCGTGACTAAGCTAGGTGAGCATGGTATTTCCGATGAAGTGTACAATCGCGTTAAACAACAATTCTCTGATAAAGATTTGTCTGACTTAACGTTCGCAATTGGTATGATCAATTTCTGGAATCGTCTAAGCGTAAGCTTCAGATCAGTTCCGGGATCTGCCGATAAATTTTTTGGCCTTGATAAGGCGGGAATGAACTAA
- a CDS encoding TetR/AcrR family transcriptional regulator, producing the protein MDTNTNNSDNLDKRQAIIQKAYEVFYKEGFHAAGVDSLLDGTGISKRTLYKYFASKEELIQAVIEHYSNLQFKALETYLADHSSPAKKILALFDWLSEMVATRNPNGCLAINAKMEYAHKHDAIEGQSSLHFSAFYELIYDLCKAAHCHDAKKVAKQIHILFQGAVVGGQTEGNPEIAQLAKGVAKSLLEQALH; encoded by the coding sequence ATGGATACAAATACTAATAATTCCGATAACTTAGATAAACGCCAGGCCATCATACAAAAGGCCTATGAGGTTTTTTACAAAGAAGGATTTCATGCTGCTGGCGTGGACTCGCTCTTAGACGGGACCGGGATCTCGAAGCGTACTTTGTATAAGTATTTCGCTTCTAAAGAGGAATTAATCCAAGCCGTTATCGAGCATTATAGCAATTTGCAGTTCAAGGCTTTAGAGACTTACCTTGCAGACCATTCTTCTCCTGCAAAAAAAATCTTGGCGCTCTTTGATTGGCTCAGTGAAATGGTTGCGACTAGAAATCCTAATGGCTGCTTGGCTATCAATGCGAAGATGGAATATGCACATAAGCATGACGCGATTGAGGGACAAAGCTCTCTGCATTTTTCTGCATTTTATGAATTAATTTATGACCTTTGCAAAGCGGCTCACTGCCATGATGCCAAAAAAGTTGCAAAGCAGATTCACATCTTATTCCAAGGAGCTGTCGTCGGAGGCCAAACAGAAGGCAACCCCGAAATCGCGCAACTCGCAAAAGGTGTCGCGAAGTCTTTATTGGAACAAGCGCTTCACTAG
- a CDS encoding Rrf2 family transcriptional regulator — MILRNQVEWALHCCTFLATLPEGAYIATKDLAEFHGVPKEYLSKAMQALSQAGLVDTTLGPRGGYRLARPATKINFLEIVEAVEGRSSTFQCTEIRKNNPCKPAKTVFAKPCQIAKVMYKADEAWRKELEAVSLADLVNQLMNDLPKDVIEKNIEWVQSKIT; from the coding sequence GTGATTTTACGAAACCAAGTTGAATGGGCACTACACTGTTGTACTTTTCTGGCGACTTTGCCAGAGGGCGCATACATTGCCACAAAAGACTTGGCAGAGTTTCACGGAGTTCCTAAAGAATATCTCTCTAAGGCCATGCAAGCGTTATCGCAAGCGGGCCTTGTCGATACAACCCTAGGACCGCGCGGAGGTTATCGTCTTGCGCGTCCTGCAACGAAAATTAATTTCTTAGAAATCGTGGAAGCAGTTGAAGGACGTTCCTCAACATTCCAGTGTACGGAGATTCGTAAAAACAATCCGTGCAAACCTGCGAAAACGGTCTTCGCGAAACCCTGCCAGATCGCCAAAGTGATGTACAAAGCCGACGAAGCTTGGCGTAAAGAGCTTGAGGCTGTTTCACTTGCCGATCTCGTCAACCAACTCATGAACGATCTTCCTAAAGATGTGATCGAAAAAAATATTGAGTGGGTCCAGTCTAAAATCACCTAA
- a CDS encoding TetR/AcrR family transcriptional regulator → MSFLEIYQNSFQGVSVDQIVKKTKMTKGAFFHHFPTKNALGYAYADELLREMMMDRWIKPLRAYKDPVQGILHCFKKNIVEIPEEFLGCGCPLNNLCQEMSTVDPKFREILSSVMNMWIDGTREHLERGKQEGHLHKNLNASQMAQYIVTAQEGAYGMGKTLRDRKVLQSLHAALKEHLEPYRI, encoded by the coding sequence GTGTCTTTTCTTGAGATTTATCAGAACAGCTTTCAAGGTGTTAGCGTTGATCAGATCGTAAAAAAGACGAAGATGACGAAAGGTGCGTTCTTTCATCACTTTCCTACGAAGAATGCTCTTGGTTACGCTTATGCAGATGAATTACTGCGCGAGATGATGATGGACCGTTGGATTAAACCTTTGCGTGCATATAAAGATCCGGTGCAGGGAATTCTTCACTGCTTTAAAAAGAATATCGTTGAAATCCCCGAAGAGTTTTTGGGTTGCGGTTGTCCGCTAAATAATCTTTGCCAGGAAATGTCGACAGTCGATCCAAAGTTTCGCGAGATCTTAAGTTCGGTTATGAATATGTGGATCGATGGGACGCGCGAACATCTTGAGCGCGGCAAACAAGAAGGCCATCTTCACAAGAATCTTAATGCCTCTCAGATGGCCCAGTATATCGTTACAGCACAAGAGGGAGCCTACGGTATGGGCAAGACTTTAAGAGATAGAAAAGTCCTGCAATCTCTGCATGCCGCTTTGAAAGAGCATCTCGAGCCTTACCGCATCTAG
- a CDS encoding SRPBCC domain-containing protein produces the protein MKTAFITIISISVVIFLVIAITGRMTKTVVVSRTFNAPLETVWTRWNDTESIKQYWGPKNYTAPKIENDFREGGSFLFAMRSPSGETFYNAGKYTQIIPKEKIAATLSFADENGNLIPGSEVKAPGHWPDAVNVTVTFKDVGGKTEVTVQEDGIPALMYILAKMGWQQQMDKFELLVK, from the coding sequence ATGAAGACCGCATTCATTACTATCATCAGTATCTCTGTCGTGATTTTTCTGGTCATTGCTATCACAGGACGCATGACTAAAACAGTTGTCGTCAGTCGCACTTTTAATGCACCACTTGAAACGGTGTGGACGCGTTGGAATGACACGGAATCGATTAAACAGTACTGGGGACCAAAAAATTACACTGCTCCCAAAATTGAAAATGACTTCCGTGAGGGCGGATCATTTTTATTCGCAATGCGCTCACCAAGCGGTGAGACTTTTTATAATGCGGGTAAGTACACGCAAATTATTCCAAAAGAAAAAATCGCGGCCACTCTTTCATTCGCAGATGAAAACGGAAACCTCATTCCCGGTTCTGAAGTGAAAGCGCCAGGTCACTGGCCCGATGCGGTTAATGTCACAGTGACTTTCAAAGATGTTGGTGGCAAAACTGAAGTGACTGTTCAAGAAGATGGTATTCCAGCTCTTATGTACATTTTGGCAAAGATGGGCTGGCAGCAGCAGATGGATAAATTCGAACTCCTTGTGAAGTAG
- a CDS encoding SRPBCC family protein encodes MIKIVGLVVVALLVIFIVFIATRAPHFHYERSGVINAPAEKIFPYLSTFQGGHAWSPFERIDPNMKMKVIGDDGKVGTVMEFDGNKDAGSGKLEILKITPSTEVDMRLIMVKPFPADNLIEYRLTPEGTGTKLTWSMSGENGFFGKMITVFIDCDKMIGDQMNQGIKNLKEVVER; translated from the coding sequence ATGATTAAAATAGTTGGACTGGTTGTTGTCGCATTGCTTGTGATTTTTATTGTGTTCATCGCAACTCGTGCTCCGCACTTTCATTATGAACGCAGCGGTGTGATCAATGCTCCCGCGGAGAAAATCTTTCCGTACTTAAGCACTTTCCAAGGCGGTCATGCGTGGTCACCTTTCGAACGTATCGATCCCAACATGAAAATGAAAGTGATCGGCGACGACGGTAAAGTGGGAACAGTGATGGAGTTCGATGGCAATAAAGACGCTGGCTCTGGCAAATTGGAGATTTTGAAAATTACTCCAAGCACAGAAGTGGACATGCGACTTATTATGGTAAAGCCATTCCCGGCAGATAATTTGATCGAATACCGTCTGACTCCAGAAGGCACAGGCACAAAACTTACATGGTCAATGTCCGGCGAAAACGGTTTCTTTGGCAAAATGATCACCGTCTTTATCGATTGCGATAAAATGATCGGTGATCAAATGAATCAAGGAATCAAAAACCTAAAAGAAGTTGTCGAACGCTAA
- a CDS encoding SRPBCC family protein: MLKPQDAPINPELDLVLEKILPLPKEKVWKAWTTPEILVQWFCPKPWKTTEAKINLYPGGHFFTNMQSPEGENYPNVGCFLEVVENHRLVWTDALLEGYRPSENSFMTAVLILEDHPQGTKYKAIARHRNAEDRKKHEDMGFLQGWSTCAEQLVEVMKSK, translated from the coding sequence ATGCTTAAACCTCAAGATGCACCTATCAATCCCGAATTAGATCTAGTGCTTGAAAAGATTCTTCCCCTTCCAAAGGAAAAGGTTTGGAAAGCGTGGACGACTCCAGAAATTTTAGTGCAATGGTTTTGTCCTAAGCCATGGAAAACAACAGAAGCAAAAATCAATCTTTATCCTGGCGGTCATTTCTTCACGAACATGCAATCACCTGAAGGAGAAAATTATCCAAATGTCGGTTGCTTCCTTGAAGTTGTCGAAAATCATCGTCTTGTGTGGACAGACGCCTTATTGGAAGGCTACCGCCCTTCTGAAAACAGCTTCATGACGGCTGTTTTGATTCTTGAAGATCATCCACAAGGAACTAAATATAAAGCTATCGCTCGCCATAGAAATGCTGAAGACAGAAAAAAGCATGAGGACATGGGATTCCTACAAGGCTGGTCGACGTGCGCCGAGCAACTTGTTGAAGTTATGAAAAGCAAGTAG
- a CDS encoding UdgX family uracil-DNA binding protein (This protein belongs to the uracil DNA glycosylase superfamily, members of which act in excision repair of DNA. However, it belongs more specifically to UdgX branch, whose founding member was found to bind uracil in DNA (where it does not belong), without cleaving it, appears to promote DNA repair by a pathway involving RecA, rather than base excision.), with product MELDFETWRIEARSLLQKGVPPHLTSWELTQSFFTIADSELKPLPSPKVPKEFMELAALVACARDPQRWALLYRLIFRLNHENAKLLNVVVDEDVHKAQLLAKSVSKDIHKMHAFVRFKKAVIDGQETYVAWHKAEHYIVKLATPFFVRRFGDKPWSIFTPDGSAHWNMETLSFSEGMSQSDFEHDDPFDEVWKTYYRSIYNPARLKIKMMKQEMSPKYWSSLPEAEIIHELIRETPQRLQNMSQTEKFLAQVPDTFDWSEVKKSALSCNACPLASQATQTVFGEGNLHAELMIVGEQPGDEEDLSGSAFVGPAGQVLAQALEKAGVARESIYLTNAVKHFKWTPANASAGGGKARIHKKASGSEMHACKPWLEKEIELVKPKVILALGATAGIALYGRLVQIQKERGKVRTDSAYAKTLLISWHPSAILRATNSDEASLRFNDLVSDIQSALAATKS from the coding sequence ATGGAACTGGATTTTGAAACATGGCGAATCGAGGCACGCTCGTTGTTACAAAAGGGCGTTCCACCTCACTTAACTTCGTGGGAACTGACACAATCTTTTTTCACAATTGCTGATTCAGAATTAAAACCTCTGCCATCACCAAAGGTTCCTAAAGAATTCATGGAGCTTGCAGCATTGGTTGCCTGTGCTCGCGATCCGCAGCGCTGGGCTTTGTTATATCGTTTGATTTTCCGTTTGAATCACGAGAATGCAAAATTATTAAATGTCGTTGTGGACGAAGATGTGCATAAAGCCCAACTGCTTGCCAAGTCCGTCAGCAAAGACATTCATAAGATGCATGCCTTCGTGCGCTTTAAAAAGGCAGTGATTGATGGCCAAGAAACCTACGTGGCGTGGCATAAGGCCGAACATTATATAGTGAAACTTGCGACGCCTTTTTTCGTACGTCGTTTTGGTGATAAGCCTTGGTCTATTTTTACTCCGGATGGTTCCGCCCACTGGAATATGGAAACTTTATCTTTTTCAGAAGGCATGAGCCAAAGTGATTTCGAACATGATGATCCATTCGATGAAGTTTGGAAAACATATTATCGCTCGATCTATAATCCCGCCCGTCTGAAAATTAAAATGATGAAGCAGGAAATGTCGCCAAAATATTGGTCCAGTCTTCCTGAAGCGGAAATCATTCACGAACTTATTCGCGAAACGCCCCAACGTTTGCAGAATATGTCGCAGACTGAAAAGTTTTTAGCGCAGGTGCCTGATACTTTTGATTGGAGTGAAGTCAAAAAATCGGCTCTTTCTTGCAATGCTTGTCCGCTTGCGAGTCAAGCAACACAAACTGTTTTTGGTGAAGGCAATTTGCATGCGGAATTAATGATCGTCGGCGAACAACCCGGCGATGAAGAAGATTTGTCTGGTAGCGCCTTCGTGGGGCCTGCGGGTCAAGTTCTGGCGCAAGCTCTAGAAAAAGCAGGCGTTGCGCGCGAATCTATTTACCTCACTAACGCTGTTAAACATTTTAAGTGGACACCTGCAAATGCCAGTGCTGGTGGTGGCAAAGCACGTATTCACAAAAAAGCTTCCGGATCAGAGATGCATGCGTGTAAGCCGTGGCTTGAAAAAGAAATTGAATTGGTAAAACCTAAAGTGATCTTGGCTTTGGGTGCGACTGCAGGCATAGCTTTGTATGGTCGCTTGGTGCAAATTCAAAAAGAACGTGGCAAAGTTCGTACCGATAGTGCTTACGCTAAAACACTTTTGATTTCATGGCACCCGTCCGCGATTTTACGCGCCACGAACAGTGACGAAGCCTCATTGCGCTTTAATGATCTTGTGAGCGATATTCAAAGCGCGTTGGCTGCGACGAAAAGCTAA
- a CDS encoding phosphatidylserine/phosphatidylglycerophosphate/cardiolipin synthase family protein, giving the protein MRTETVPLKERRPATRKKATKKSIASKTELITNENFLPALLKLLSKAKKTIDILQFSFAIGSVKGVLATKTAPYKIAEKLAQIKEKHGDKIKIRLFIEGRRETADRNRVTANFLKKAGIEVRYGSTHAKGFCIDGRYVLFGSTNLTQQSITKNHETNLLLDDPKAASGFDAYFMHLWKGGKHGGIILDPPMIADGGFKDVLVNLIDTAKMRLEFSIYFFIHTEIEEALIRAHERGVKITGFIHQHNSFGIWYVRRTRDTANRLLQAGISDLHFGPSHLFTHSKFIVKDRKEVMLGTGNWLVEDVKTHPQIYIHLHDAVLAKKLSQHLAQTLKEEKKRGLSAPHLKH; this is encoded by the coding sequence ATGCGCACAGAAACCGTTCCTTTAAAAGAACGTAGACCTGCTACTCGCAAAAAAGCGACCAAAAAATCAATCGCGAGTAAGACCGAACTCATTACTAACGAAAACTTTTTGCCGGCTTTGCTAAAACTTCTATCTAAAGCAAAAAAGACGATCGATATTTTGCAATTTTCATTTGCGATCGGAAGTGTCAAGGGTGTGCTAGCAACGAAGACTGCGCCTTATAAAATTGCGGAAAAGCTAGCTCAGATTAAAGAAAAACACGGCGATAAAATTAAAATTCGTCTGTTCATTGAAGGTCGTCGTGAAACGGCGGATCGCAATCGCGTGACTGCAAACTTCTTAAAAAAGGCCGGCATTGAAGTCCGTTACGGCTCCACTCATGCAAAAGGATTTTGTATTGATGGCCGTTACGTGTTGTTTGGCTCTACAAATCTGACGCAACAATCGATCACAAAAAATCACGAGACAAATTTGCTTTTAGACGATCCGAAGGCTGCTTCTGGTTTCGACGCTTACTTTATGCACTTATGGAAAGGTGGTAAACATGGCGGGATCATTCTTGATCCCCCGATGATTGCGGATGGTGGTTTCAAAGATGTTTTAGTGAACCTCATCGACACCGCGAAGATGCGTTTAGAATTTTCAATTTACTTCTTTATTCACACAGAAATTGAAGAGGCTTTGATTCGTGCGCATGAACGTGGCGTGAAAATCACAGGTTTTATTCATCAGCACAATAGCTTTGGGATTTGGTACGTGCGCCGTACTCGTGATACCGCAAATCGACTTCTTCAAGCCGGAATCAGCGATTTGCATTTCGGGCCCAGTCACCTTTTCACTCATTCTAAATTTATCGTGAAGGATCGTAAGGAAGTTATGCTCGGTACTGGCAACTGGTTGGTAGAAGACGTTAAAACTCATCCGCAAATTTATATTCACTTGCACGATGCGGTTCTGGCCAAAAAGTTAAGTCAACATCTTGCACAGACGTTGAAGGAAGAAAAGAAACGGGGCCTTTCAGCCCCGCATCTAAAACATTAA
- a CDS encoding MFS transporter: protein MEKTAAPVAKFDSYQKFIIAILAFLQFTIILDFMIMSPLGATMMPALNITTAQFGLVVSAYAFSAGISGFLAAGFADRFDRKNMLMFFYLGFVAGTLFCALAPNYEMLLAARIITGLFGGVIGSIVMAITTDIFPMHMRGRVMGFLQTAFAASQILGLPSGLFLSNHFGWHAPFLMIVAVSTIVGFIIWFKMKPVNEHLQYKVDKHPLHHLLGTITNTQYTTSYLAVAFLSIGGFMLLPFGSAFTVNNLGIALEKLPMIYLITGCFSILIGPLVGRLCDSFGNLKTFIFGSMLSAVMVIIYTHLGVTPLAAVVVVNVIMFIGIFSRMIPAQTIMSGVPEQTSRGAYMSVSASIQQVAGGLASVVAGMIVMRGADGKLEHFDRVGYVMLGTICIALGLMIFINKAVRERRQANSAAS from the coding sequence GTGGAAAAGACAGCGGCACCAGTTGCCAAGTTTGATAGTTATCAGAAATTTATTATCGCTATCCTAGCGTTCTTGCAGTTCACAATCATTTTGGACTTCATGATCATGTCGCCATTGGGCGCGACGATGATGCCTGCATTGAACATCACGACAGCGCAATTTGGTTTAGTCGTATCGGCTTACGCATTCAGCGCAGGGATTTCAGGCTTTCTTGCGGCGGGCTTTGCGGATCGTTTTGATCGCAAGAACATGTTGATGTTCTTTTATCTGGGCTTTGTCGCAGGAACATTGTTCTGCGCTTTGGCTCCTAATTATGAAATGTTATTAGCAGCTAGAATTATCACGGGCCTTTTTGGTGGTGTGATTGGTTCCATCGTGATGGCAATTACAACGGATATTTTTCCAATGCACATGCGTGGACGTGTGATGGGCTTCTTGCAGACAGCATTTGCTGCCAGCCAGATTTTGGGTTTGCCGTCAGGATTGTTTTTGTCGAATCATTTCGGATGGCACGCGCCGTTTTTGATGATCGTTGCGGTCAGCACCATCGTTGGTTTTATCATTTGGTTTAAGATGAAACCCGTGAATGAGCATTTGCAGTATAAAGTGGATAAACATCCGCTGCATCACTTGCTTGGTACGATCACGAATACACAGTATACGACTTCGTACTTAGCGGTGGCGTTCTTATCAATCGGTGGCTTTATGTTGTTGCCATTCGGTAGTGCCTTCACCGTGAATAATCTTGGAATTGCTCTAGAAAAGCTTCCGATGATTTATCTAATTACTGGATGTTTTTCGATCTTGATCGGGCCTTTGGTGGGTCGACTGTGCGATTCATTCGGTAACTTAAAAACGTTCATCTTTGGATCAATGCTTAGTGCGGTGATGGTTATCATCTATACGCATTTGGGTGTGACACCATTGGCAGCCGTGGTGGTTGTGAATGTGATCATGTTCATCGGGATTTTCTCGCGCATGATTCCAGCCCAAACAATCATGTCGGGTGTGCCAGAGCAAACAAGTCGTGGCGCTTACATGTCAGTCAGTGCTTCGATTCAACAAGTGGCCGGTGGTTTGGCATCAGTTGTGGCGGGGATGATTGTCATGCGTGGTGCTGATGGGAAGCTTGAGCACTTCGACCGTGTTGGTTATGTGATGTTGGGCACGATCTGTATCGCCTTAGGATTGATGATTTTCATTAACAAAGCTGTGCGGGAAAGACGCCAAGCGAATTCCGCAGCTTCATAG
- a CDS encoding SDR family oxidoreductase → MSNKNGTAVVTGASSGIGAIYADRLAKRGYNLLLVARDEERMKKLASKLTASYGIEVEILRADLTKHTDVVKLEERLKTDAAISMLVNNAGMASAGPIAAANADTLENLINLNITALTRLTVAVVPSFVARKAGTIINIASVVALNPELIGAAYSGSKAYVLNFTQALQAEVKDSGVRVQAVLPGATSTELWDRSGFPLSHLPSEMVMSAEDMVDAALVGLDKNEQITIPSLPEEKDWQNFISARQALGPNLSRSQPAARYKLN, encoded by the coding sequence ATGAGCAATAAAAACGGAACAGCAGTTGTAACAGGAGCTTCTTCAGGTATCGGTGCCATTTACGCAGATCGTTTGGCGAAACGTGGCTATAATTTGCTTTTAGTAGCACGCGATGAAGAGCGCATGAAAAAACTCGCAAGCAAATTGACAGCTTCTTATGGAATTGAAGTTGAAATTCTTCGTGCTGATTTAACAAAACACACGGATGTTGTGAAATTGGAAGAGCGTTTAAAAACCGACGCTGCGATTTCGATGCTGGTCAATAATGCAGGTATGGCTTCAGCGGGTCCCATCGCCGCAGCCAATGCAGATACTTTAGAAAATTTAATTAATCTGAATATCACGGCATTAACACGTTTAACGGTTGCAGTTGTGCCAAGCTTCGTAGCCCGTAAAGCGGGCACGATCATCAACATCGCATCTGTTGTGGCGCTAAATCCAGAGTTGATTGGTGCGGCATACAGCGGTAGCAAAGCCTACGTTTTGAATTTCACACAAGCGCTGCAAGCCGAAGTGAAAGATTCAGGTGTGCGAGTGCAAGCGGTTCTTCCTGGGGCAACAAGCACAGAGCTTTGGGATCGTTCCGGTTTCCCACTCAGCCACTTGCCTTCAGAAATGGTGATGTCAGCAGAAGACATGGTCGATGCCGCTCTTGTTGGTCTTGATAAAAATGAACAGATCACGATTCCGTCTTTGCCAGAAGAAAAAGATTGGCAAAACTTTATCAGTGCTCGCCAAGCTTTGGGCCCAAATCTTTCGCGCTCACAACCAGCGGCTCGCTATAAATTAAATTAA
- a CDS encoding dienelactone hydrolase family protein, whose protein sequence is MNKKLIELKTPEGICDTYISFPEGKKNLPIVLLYMDAVGLRQRIYDMADHIAEAGYFVMAPNIFYRTKRVPIADYSILPAGFPEVIKEVIAIAHQHHVDMGKRDVQYYLDFAKAQPNVDSSKIGAVGYCMGGGLAIRAAGNYPEEFKAVASFHAGGLCTDQETSPHRYFPKMKAEVYIGHADHDKSMPAEQITALEEVLKHVNFKNHSILYKDCHHGWTMKDLPAYNAAGEKKHFTDLLALFKRNL, encoded by the coding sequence ATGAATAAAAAACTTATTGAACTGAAAACACCAGAAGGCATTTGCGATACTTACATTTCTTTTCCAGAGGGGAAAAAGAATCTTCCCATCGTGTTGTTGTATATGGATGCGGTGGGTTTGCGCCAACGCATTTACGACATGGCTGATCATATCGCGGAAGCGGGTTACTTCGTGATGGCGCCGAATATTTTTTATCGTACAAAGCGCGTACCGATCGCAGATTACTCTATTTTACCAGCGGGCTTCCCGGAAGTAATCAAAGAGGTTATTGCCATCGCTCATCAGCATCACGTTGATATGGGTAAAAGGGATGTTCAATACTATTTAGATTTCGCGAAAGCACAACCGAACGTGGATTCGAGCAAAATCGGAGCGGTTGGTTACTGCATGGGCGGAGGACTTGCAATTCGTGCGGCAGGAAATTATCCAGAAGAATTCAAAGCGGTAGCAAGTTTCCATGCGGGGGGCTTATGCACAGATCAAGAAACGAGCCCGCACCGTTATTTCCCAAAAATGAAAGCGGAAGTATACATCGGTCACGCCGACCATGATAAATCAATGCCAGCAGAACAAATCACAGCACTTGAAGAAGTTCTGAAGCATGTGAACTTTAAAAATCACTCGATCTTATACAAAGACTGTCATCACGGCTGGACAATGAAAGATCTGCCAGCCTACAACGCGGCCGGCGAGAAAAAACACTTCACCGACCTGCTAGCTCTTTTTAAACGCAACCTTTAA